One segment of Kitasatospora viridis DNA contains the following:
- a CDS encoding acyl-CoA dehydrogenase, with protein sequence MDDLLISRRDLDFLLYDWLDVTSLTRRPRYADHDRDTFDAVLDLSESIATRHFAPHNKKNDAEEPRFDGERVHVIPEVAAALRVFTEAGLIGAAMDHEVGGQQLPAVVANACQLWFQAANVGTAAYPFLTVGNANLLLAHGSKEQIDTYVRPMVEGRFFGTMCLSEPQAGSSLADITTRAVPAADGTYRITGTKTWISGGDHELSENIVHLVLAKIPGGPAGVKGISLFIVPKFLVGPDGTVGERNDVVTAGLNHKMGYRGTTNALLNFGEGVHRPGGEPGAVGHLVGEAHHGLAYMFHMMNEARIGVGQSATALGYTGYLHALDYARTRPQGRPLTARDPGSPQVPIIEHPDVRRMLLAQKSYVEGALALGLYCSRLLDEERTGASTADRDRARLLLDVLTPIAKSWPAQWCLAANDLAIQVHGGYGYTREYDVEQFYRDNRLNAIHEGTHGIQALDLLGRKVTMDGGAGLALLVETLRATAYRASATGGEAAELAARLLRSVDRIERTTARLWSTGDPAAALANASAYLEAVGHVVLAWIWLEQFLALGKGDDSFRQGKRQAARYFFRVELPRTEPQFDLLDSLDRTAGECHPDWF encoded by the coding sequence GAAGAACGATGCCGAGGAGCCCCGCTTCGACGGCGAGCGGGTGCACGTCATCCCGGAGGTGGCGGCGGCCCTGCGGGTCTTCACCGAGGCCGGCCTGATCGGCGCGGCGATGGACCACGAGGTCGGCGGCCAGCAGCTGCCCGCCGTGGTCGCCAACGCCTGCCAGCTCTGGTTCCAGGCCGCCAACGTGGGCACCGCCGCCTACCCGTTCCTGACCGTCGGCAACGCCAACCTGCTGCTGGCGCACGGCAGCAAGGAGCAGATCGACACCTACGTGCGCCCGATGGTCGAGGGCCGCTTCTTCGGCACCATGTGCCTGTCCGAGCCGCAGGCCGGCTCCTCGCTGGCCGACATCACCACCCGGGCGGTGCCCGCGGCCGACGGCACCTACCGGATCACCGGCACCAAGACCTGGATCTCCGGCGGCGACCACGAGCTCAGCGAGAACATCGTCCACCTGGTGCTCGCCAAGATCCCCGGCGGCCCGGCCGGTGTGAAGGGCATCTCGCTGTTCATCGTGCCCAAGTTCCTGGTCGGCCCGGACGGCACGGTGGGCGAGCGCAACGACGTGGTGACGGCCGGCCTCAACCACAAGATGGGCTACCGCGGCACCACCAACGCCCTGCTCAACTTCGGCGAGGGCGTGCACCGCCCGGGCGGCGAGCCGGGCGCGGTCGGCCACCTGGTGGGGGAGGCGCACCACGGGCTGGCCTACATGTTCCACATGATGAACGAGGCCCGGATCGGCGTCGGCCAGAGCGCCACCGCCCTCGGCTACACCGGCTACCTGCACGCCCTCGACTACGCCCGCACCCGCCCGCAGGGCCGCCCGCTGACGGCCCGGGACCCGGGCAGCCCGCAGGTCCCGATCATCGAGCACCCGGACGTGCGCCGGATGCTGCTGGCGCAGAAGAGCTACGTGGAGGGCGCCCTGGCGCTCGGCCTCTACTGCAGCCGGCTGCTCGACGAGGAGCGCACCGGCGCCTCGACCGCCGACCGGGACCGTGCCCGCCTGCTGCTCGACGTCCTGACGCCGATCGCCAAGAGCTGGCCCGCCCAGTGGTGCCTGGCCGCCAACGACCTGGCCATCCAGGTGCACGGCGGCTACGGCTACACCCGCGAGTACGACGTCGAGCAGTTCTACCGGGACAACCGGCTCAACGCGATCCACGAGGGCACCCACGGCATCCAGGCGCTCGACCTGCTCGGCCGCAAGGTCACCATGGACGGCGGCGCGGGGCTGGCCCTGCTCGTCGAGACGCTGCGGGCGACCGCCTACCGGGCCAGCGCGACCGGCGGCGAGGCGGCCGAGCTGGCCGCCCGGCTGCTGCGCTCGGTCGACCGGATCGAGCGGACCACCGCCCGGCTCTGGTCCACCGGGGACCCGGCGGCCGCGCTGGCCAACGCCTCCGCCTACCTGGAGGCGGTGGGCCACGTGGTGCTGGCCTGGATCTGGCTGGAGCAGTTCCTCGCCCTGGGCAAGGGCGACGATTCGTTTCGGCAGGGCAAGCGGCAGGCCGCGCGGTACTTCTTCCGAGTCGAACTGCCGCGCACCGAGCCGCAGTTCGACCTGCTCGACAGCCTGGACCGGACGGCGGGGGAGTGCCACCCCGACTGGTTCTGA
- a CDS encoding TOPRIM nucleotidyl transferase/hydrolase domain-containing protein: MADMASFGAAVTAWAAGGPGEALAGDQARELAGRLPVRAVVLLEGPSDVAAVEALTARRGRDLAAEGVCVLPMGGAMSVGRFAPFLGPAGLGLRLLGLCDVQEHEFYARGWARAGADPREVFVCRADLEDELIRALGPDRLRELVRAQGELRSLETFLRQPAQRDRTPQQQLRRFLGTRSGRKVHYGRALVEALGPDQVPAPLGELLAAL, translated from the coding sequence ATGGCTGACATGGCGTCGTTCGGTGCGGCGGTCACGGCGTGGGCGGCCGGCGGGCCCGGCGAGGCCCTGGCGGGTGATCAGGCGCGCGAGCTGGCCGGGCGGTTGCCGGTGCGGGCCGTGGTGCTGCTGGAGGGGCCGAGCGACGTCGCCGCGGTCGAGGCGCTGACCGCCCGGCGCGGCCGGGACCTGGCCGCCGAGGGGGTCTGCGTGCTGCCGATGGGCGGCGCGATGAGCGTCGGCCGGTTCGCCCCCTTCCTCGGCCCCGCCGGCCTGGGCCTGCGCCTGCTGGGCCTGTGCGACGTGCAGGAGCACGAGTTCTACGCCCGCGGCTGGGCCCGGGCCGGCGCGGATCCGCGGGAGGTCTTCGTCTGCCGGGCCGACCTGGAGGACGAGCTCATCCGCGCGCTGGGCCCGGACCGGCTCAGGGAGTTGGTCCGGGCCCAGGGCGAGCTGCGCTCGTTGGAGACCTTCCTGCGCCAGCCGGCCCAGCGCGACCGCACCCCGCAGCAGCAGCTGCGGCGCTTCCTCGGCACCAGGTCCGGCCGCAAGGTGCACTACGGGCGTGCCCTGGTCGAGGCGCTCGGCCCCGACCAGGTGCCCGCACCGCTGGGCGAGTTGCTGGCGGCGCTCTGA